The nucleotide sequence CATCCCCCATTTCAAAGGGACGCAATATCAATCTTTCTGTTTCGACCCGAATATCAGCGTAACGCATCTCTACTTTTCCTTATGTGTTTTTGGAGCCACAAAAGCAATACAAACTGGCTCAGTAATGGCATCTGGTTCAGCACGGAACATTATCTCTTGAGTATCGGCTATTTTTAAACTCGGCCAGTGCTTTAATCCTTCATCAAAATGTGCTTTTTCACAGTAATAACCAACTTCACTTACCAATACGACACCTTTTTCTTCTAATTGTTGAAGTGTAATATGCCGATTATAAATGTTAGGAGGTTGCACATTCTCTTCTAACACCCAAGGCTGTGAAGATAATGGTCTATCTTTACCATAAAAAGTTACCCATTCATGCATATATTCACCTCCCACATACGCAAGTGGCGTGTGATAATGTTGATGCCAAGCTTGTTCAACATCTTGCACAAAGGTTTTTACACCAATAAATTTTTGTCCTGCATTACGTACATTAGCGGCTTGAACGACTGTATAACCAGAAACAACCAACATACCAAAAACACCTAAACCATACAGTGCGCCACGTAATGAACGTTTAGGCATTACACTAATTGAGCCCACAAAAAGTGCAGTCGCAATCGACATAAAGGGTTGTAACCACTCGCTGATACGCCCCCCTTCATGAAAACTAAACCAGATAAAAATAATCGTTAATGGAAACAGAAAAATAAAATTGAGTAATTGGCTATCTTTAGAAGCAGACCAACTTACACGTCCACCATAAAAACGTAAAATTCCCCACATTAAAACCACAGGATAAAAAACGGTCAGTGCCGCGCGCGTTGTACGTAAATTAAAACGGTTTTCAATTTGTGAATCGACCCACTTAAACGCTGCAAAGTCGGTTTGCCATAACCAAATAAAATTCGGAATAACAAAAGCAAACCAAATAGCTAATGCTAAATAGAAATAAGGAGAACAATAGCTTGCTCGGACTTTAGGTACAAAAAGGCTTGATAAAAACACAGAACCAATAAAAGCTAATGATGAATACTTCCCCATTGTGGCAATTCCCATAGCGATAGCGAAACCAATCCAATACTTTTGATTATCATTAATCGCACAAAGGAAAAAATAGAACGCCCATGCCCAACAACCAACTAGAATATAGTTATCGTTATAAGGGATAATATCAAAGTTGATAACGCCAGATAAATTAAGCGCCAACATAGCAAACCAAGCTAGGTTAGTATTTTGTGTCAACTTGTAGGCTAAGTTCCAAACGCCTAGTAGCCCAACAGCAATGACAATAAAGTGGATAAAATACCAATAAAAGCTAAAATCGATACCGCCGTAAATAGCGGGTGTCATTATAAAACCCACAAACCAAGGATTTTTGGGGGAGCCCCACCCTCCGTTAGTGCCCCAATTGACAGCCTCAACGGCATCATAAGGCACAGTAGGGTCAAAGAGATAACTCACTAAGATCCAAAGAGTCGCATAACCAATAACCCACCAATATACTGGTTTACGTAATTGTGCAGATGATAATGTCATAATAAATAGAAATTTAAGTTAATTAATTTAATTTAGTCGTTAATTGACGTCACAACACAGTAAAGTATAGTGAAATGAACCGCACATTGTACGTGAGCAAAAATTAAATTGTCTTAAATTTGCGCTTTTATTGAAATTTTGTTTCTGATAGATTGCGCAACCAAGAAGATCACTATCGAGTTACCATTATGAATATGATTAAAAGAAAGCCCGCAGCTAAAGCACGTAAGAAATCGCGTGAAGAGCTGAACGCGGAAGGACGTGAACGTAAACGTCAAAAGAAACACCGTGGCAATCCTGCCGGTAACCGTCAGCAGGAAGCGGAAAATAAACAGCAAGCGAACAATACAGCGCCGAAAGATCCACGTATTGGTAGCAAAAAACCGATCCCTCTGATTGTGGGCGATGCACCAAAAGTTGCGAAGAAAAAACCTGCGCCAGTTAAAGTAGAGCCCGTTCGTTTAACACCTGAGCAAGAGTTAGACCTATTAGAAAACGATGCACGCTTAGATGAATTACTGTCTCGTCTTGAAAACGGTGAAAAACTCAACGCAGAAGAGCAGGCTTATACTGAGAAAACCCTTGATCGCATTGATGAATTAATGGTTGAGCTAGGTATTGAGTTTGAAGATGATGACGATGAAGAAAAAACTGAAGACATCATGCAATTATTGAAAGGTAAATAATCAAAAGGCTAATCATTTTCCTTGATTACCTTACATCTAACGGATATCAATAACTTATTGATATCCGTTATTTTTTATAGCTCGCTCTCTCTTTTACTTTTCATTAATACTCATTATTAACAATAGATTAAATAACCCTCTCAAGCTCAGATAACTCCATCTATTCCTCTCTTGTTATCCCTGATATCCTATTTTTCTATCTTTAATATACGAGTGATAAAAAATATGGATAACAGACAGCAGTACTTAGATATCGCAGCCGGGCAAGGAGAAAAAGTGCCCTCTCGTATAGTGGCCTTCCCTGCACAGCCACTAAACTATGCGCTTATTGAACAACGCTTAGAAGAACAGACCGATTACACTGATGGTGAGATAAATTATCTAAGTGAAAATATTGACGATGGTTTTTTCTATCGCTGCCAACATGGTGATGACGAGTTACATTTTTTTGTCTGTCTTTACCCTCGTGATAAAGATTACGAAATACGTCCAATGTATTCGACTGATGAACTTACACCACAACTACTCGCGCATGCGAATTCGACAACTCAAGACTTATTATTAGAAACACTTTTTACTGAAACTTTGCATCCTTTAGCAAGCTATCGCCATCAACTGAATTTTCTTAATATCATCGCACCTGAAATGGTCTTAGCATTAGATGAATCAGCGGCAGGTAAAGCATTAACACCTGAGTGGATACGCTTTCAATTAGAAACGCCCGATCTCTATCCTGAAGTAGAAAGCTTATATGTTATTCATGCTGTCTATGACACAGAAAATGATCCACCAACTATGTTTTGGTTCCATACGCATGGA is from Proteus columbae and encodes:
- a CDS encoding glycosyltransferase family 39 protein — translated: MTLSSAQLRKPVYWWVIGYATLWILVSYLFDPTVPYDAVEAVNWGTNGGWGSPKNPWFVGFIMTPAIYGGIDFSFYWYFIHFIVIAVGLLGVWNLAYKLTQNTNLAWFAMLALNLSGVINFDIIPYNDNYILVGCWAWAFYFFLCAINDNQKYWIGFAIAMGIATMGKYSSLAFIGSVFLSSLFVPKVRASYCSPYFYLALAIWFAFVIPNFIWLWQTDFAAFKWVDSQIENRFNLRTTRAALTVFYPVVLMWGILRFYGGRVSWSASKDSQLLNFIFLFPLTIIFIWFSFHEGGRISEWLQPFMSIATALFVGSISVMPKRSLRGALYGLGVFGMLVVSGYTVVQAANVRNAGQKFIGVKTFVQDVEQAWHQHYHTPLAYVGGEYMHEWVTFYGKDRPLSSQPWVLEENVQPPNIYNRHITLQQLEEKGVVLVSEVGYYCEKAHFDEGLKHWPSLKIADTQEIMFRAEPDAITEPVCIAFVAPKTHKEK
- the yihI gene encoding Der GTPase-activating protein YihI: MNMIKRKPAAKARKKSREELNAEGRERKRQKKHRGNPAGNRQQEAENKQQANNTAPKDPRIGSKKPIPLIVGDAPKVAKKKPAPVKVEPVRLTPEQELDLLENDARLDELLSRLENGEKLNAEEQAYTEKTLDRIDELMVELGIEFEDDDDEEKTEDIMQLLKGK